The sequence CACTCAGAACCCACAATCCATTTCGGCGACATTTGTTGTCGCTAGATTCACGTATCCTCGGTTGTTTGTGGTGAAGATTTGTTTACTTCAGAGTATAACCATTTACGTTTTATTTTGTTGTCTGAACATTAAGATGTCCCGGGTTGTTATTTGCTCCCGGTGTATCTACCGTCTTCAGAACAGCGGTTCTTTGTCCTGTTGGTCTGCAGCTCGGGGAAAGCTCGAGCCTCAGCTGTTCTTTGGGAGATTGACACAGCAGAGGACCTTCACACAAACACGGAGGATTTTTCACTCTAATAATGGCGGAAAACGACATTTTTGGGCATTAGGCATTGGGACAGGGTTTCTGTTAGGTTTAGGGCtgaaatatcacttttataGTCGCGAgcggtgtgagtgtgagaaatCAGTAAAGTCTCACAGTAGCTACAAATACAGCGCGGCCATAGAGACCAGCCGCGACCTCCTTCAGAGGATAAAGGTACAGGTATCATCACACTAACTGTACTAGATCCATCTACCCAAGTATGTTTTATACctgatatatatacactattgccaaaagttttgggacacccctccaaatcatttagttcaggggttgggctcggacccttagttccagtgagaggaactcttaatgcttcagcttcataccaagacattttggacaattttcaATTTGcaaccccttcctgttccaacatgacaacacaccagtgcacaaagcaaggtccataaagacatggatgagtgagtttggtgcggaggaacttgactggcctgcacagagtcctgacctcaaccccacagaacacctttgggatgaattagagtggagactgtgaaccagaccttctcgtccaacatcagtgcctgacctcacaaatgtgtttctagaggaatggtcaaaaattcccataaacacactcctaaaccttgtggaaagccttcccagaagagttgaagctgttatagctgcaaagggcgggacaactccatattacatgcatgtacatggaaaggcagacgtcccagttttggcctgtctcacagtctccactctaattcaccccaaaggtgcCCTGGCACCGATGCAGACCACGACACATTAAATGGCGCTCACCACCAGACTAGTAGAAGATCTCCAGCATCTTGATGcgtataatatatacacaaagCAAGACCTTTACTTTTAGTGTTAAAGTGACTACAGTAAGATCAGTGTGCATTATGATAGATCAGATGTTTTATAGTTCACTCTATTCCTATTGAGGCTTTCCATCTTTCATTATTGTGCACAGATTAAAGTGAATAATAACCTTCTGAACCTGTATGCTGTTGTGTTCAGTGAAACACAAAAGGAGAATTCTGAGGAATGTTTACACAATTTTACTGTAAAAGCCGTCGTTATGTCCCTAAGCTCTCGCTTAGTTGCATAGAGTGGagtggaggggggggggagggggggggaatAAATTCaagcaataaagaaaaagtactaGATTTGCAAATCGTTTATTTTGATAAATGATTCCATCCTAACAACGACTTGGTCAGCTGATAGCCGATCAGAATAAACTGACCCAGAAGTGTGAGaaaataaaacgatgagggCGTCGAAGATCTTATTGAAGGCGGAGTTTGTTGCAGCGTAGCTGTGACAAAATACATGAAGCACTTTTGGGTTCCTCAGAGTCAGAAAGAAGGCgggacaaatcctgctcaaacaTTTCGTACTGTGTTTCCTGTGTGCAATTTAATGTGATGCTATCGTCTAGCCGGATGTCTTTAAAATGGTAATCGTGGTCACGTACATGGCTTATCATCACCCAAATGGTCAGGcaatactaaatggtaatcacggtcactcataccctttgttcagtgaTGGTCCTTAATGGCCTGCTGCCGCTCCCATACTCATAAtggattggattaagtgttgtaaatgtttggtaaggctGCTTTAAGCCAAGGTCACTTGCTAAAAGCACTATGCAAATAAACTGGattgaattaaacatatttctcTATGATGggtaagcctttttgggaatgagctcgTTCTGATGTGTGCCATAGAGTGGAATCTGGGCTGAGGAAGTCTGTAGTTTTCTGAAAATGACCCTCAGCTGAAGCCCCTTAAAGTTATGGTAGAGTGTCCATTCAGTGTGATGTTCAGCTCTCGTGTAACCCTTTCTTGTGCTTCCATTAAAACGAACGCCAACGAAGCAAATGACGTGGTAAGGAAAGGTTCACACGCTATCCCCTCTTAGATCCCCTCCTTGACTTGCGAGTAGTTACTGATTTGCAAGTGAAACCATGTTGGACCGTGACCTGTCAGTCAAAATGATTCAGTCTTTCCTTTTGAAATACTTGTGCTGTTTGCTAACAGGATGAAGTTGGAGCCCCTGGCCTGGTCATCGGAGTTTCTGTAGATGGCACTCAAGTATGGGGTGATGGTATGTATCTGCATCAGTGCTTCCTCACTTTCTGTTCACGTTCTTTGACATTACATCTGACGTAGGTGTGttcccacccccccccccccccaaggcATAGGGTTTGCTGATTTGGAGAACAGAGTGCCTTGTGATGTTGGGACTGTGATGAGGATTGCTAGCATCAGTAAATCTCTGACTGCAACTGCTGTTGCTCGAGTGTGGGAAGATGGAAGGCTGGATCTGGACGCTCCTGTCCAGAAATACGTGCCTGAATTTCCTGAGAAACAGTTTGAGGGAAAGGATGTAAGATACAACTTTCATATgtattgaatgaatgaatgaataaatgaatagaatgcttgattttgattggtcagaatgtgttacTTGACAATAACAGTAGCTCAGACAGTTTGTGTCAGCTTCTTAACAGCTTTTAAAGACATGGGGTGGATTTAAGGCCAGAAATGTATAACAGTCGGTTTTGGCGAAACTTTCCATATAATGTTTATTCAGCATTTTtaaagtctccagtgtccacaGTTAACAGTCAAAAGGTGTGTCTTTTCTATAATGTGAAAGCtgcaatatttatttcttaGTTGAAAAGCAAGGGAATGATTGTTTATAACagtcacctgcctaatattgtgtcggtcctccttttgctgcccaaacagtcctgacctgttgaggcattgactccactagatccctgaaagtgtgctgtggtatctgacaccaagatctAGCAGCAGGTCCttacagggcttaaaggatacttttgatagatactgaccactgcagaccgggaacagccCACAGGAtgcagctgcagttttggagatgctctgatccagtggtctagccatcacaatttggcccttttggtcaaactcgctcaaatccttacgcttgtccatttttcctgcttctaacatcaactttgaggacaaaatgttgacttgctgcctaatataatcccacccactaacaggggccatgatgaggagatcatcagtcttattcacttcaccggtcactgctcaggattttatgcctgatcggtgtgtatacATAAAAGGAACTGATTGTTTTGTagacttttaaataaaatgtgctgcatttttttggttttagaGGAGTAAAAGACTTTGACATGTTGGAAATGGCTCTTAACTTTGCACTGTAGCTCAGCACACCACTGCATTGCTGATTATTTccccaataacagcatgtcactgtttttttgttgctttggtgtgtgtaaaaaaatcaAAGGATGAACGCATCTCCTTTAACAAGAGCAATGTTTGCTTAAACCAGGTGACGATAACCCCACGACTGCTGCTGTCTCACCTGAGCGGTATCCGGCACTATGAAAAAGACCCCAAGAAAGTTAGagatgagaaagaaaaagcaaaacgTCTGCTGAAGCCGCCGgagaaaaaagatgaagaaaaaagtcCGGGTGAATCAGAGGAAAAATCCACACAGCAGAATAACAAAGGAAAAAGCAAAGACGCAAAGCATggcaaaaagaagaaagagtttGAACAGGAGGAGTACTACCTCAAAGACAGCTTCGACAGTGTTGTCCAGGCCTTACACCTCTTCAAGGATGACCCGCTTATTTTCGAGCCAGGTGAGCGCTGTGCACTCGCTACACAGCGGATTATTTGTGAAGTAATTGGATTAGGTTTCtgtgaataattaataatgatgcGATTATTATGTTGTTGGAAACTTATGATGATgtgagaataataataagaacaacaaaaataaatttatgGAGCCTGATGAATCATAACTACATTTGGATGATCTACACATCTCCTGGGTTTGGGGTTCGATTCTCACCTCCATCCTGGAGCCTCCATGTCATTGAAAATAGCTACAGGTAGATATGGCTTGCCTTGTTTTGCTACTCCACCTTGTTGTTTGCTTTCTGTAGGCACGACATTCTTATACTCTACTCATGCGTTCACCCTGCTGAGCGCTGTGCTGGAGAGAGCAGCAGGTCAGCGCTTCCTGGACCTCATGATGAACATGTTCCGCGAATTAGGCATGCTTAACACTGTGCCAGACGAGAACGACCCCATTATCTACAACCGCTCCAGGTAATCTGGGGTTCCTCCTTAAGAAGGAAACTGGGggtttatacactgatcaggtataacattgtgagcagtgccagatgaagtgaataagactgatgatctcctcatcatggcccctgttagtgggtgggatatattaggcagcaagtcaacattttgtcctcaaagttgatgttagaagcaggaaaaatggacaagtgtatggatttgagcgagtttgagcaaaagggccaaattgtgatggttagaccactggatcagagcatctccaaaactgcagctcttgtggggtgttcctggtctgcagtggtcagtatctatcaaaagtggtccaaggaaggaacagtggtgaaccagagacagggtcatggacggtcaaggctcattgatgcacgtgaggcGCGAAAGCTGGCCCGGGTGATCCGATCccacagacgagctactgttgcttatcACAGTTAGCTgtctagcttgttgctaacacaGACGAGTCCATGATTTTTGAACTCCCCAATTTTATCGCTTGGAAGCACAGGCATGGgagaaaaaactaaaacaaatcaaaacaaaaaaaatctcatatCCCACTCCCCACAAGGTAAGTCAAATGCATCATCATTGCAAATTAAGGATTTTATCTGATCTTAGTAATGTAACTGTTTCCTTCCTACCTATCAAAGTGGTTTCCATGgtctcatttcatttcttttatgtATTCCCTCCTCCAGGTATTACCATTGGAATAAAAAGGGGCGCGTTGTTAACTGCCCCTATGTGGACAACTCTTATAAATGGGCTGGAGGAGGCTTTCTGTCCACAGTTGGCGATCTGCTGCTTTTTGGTAATGCCATGCTCTACAGCTATCAGCTAGCGGACATGACGGACACGAGCGGCCTCCTGCCAGGCTTCCTCAAACCCCACACGGTCAAAGCTCTGTGGGCTCCCGTGGATAAAACCGAGGCTTCATGGGATAAAGATGGCCGCTACGCTCAGGGCTGGGCGGTGGTGGAGAAGCAGCAGAAATACGGGGAGTGTCGGATGCGCAGGCACTACATCTCACACACGGGAGGCGCTGTAGGGGCGAGCAGCGTGTTACTGGTGTTACCCAGTGAGAGTCTGAAGGCTTCAGGACAGAGAGCGGCTCCTCCTCAGGGGGTTGTAGTGGCCATCATGGCAAATATACAGGCTGTAGGACTCAATAAAACTGCACTGAAGATCGCACATGAGTTTGAGAAAGCCAGAGGCAGCTAAAGAGGGAGTAGTACATATCAGggtatgattataaatgatttataatgtgTCTTAATGCTACCCTGTGTACTTTAAGTGTTGAGGTATGAATGTGAGCAAGTGTAAACCACACATCTTTGTATTGTGagattttaaacttttttataaGAATTAAAGTAAATCGTGTTAATAAATCAATgtaaaagttttcttttttatttactgagaaaaaattGCTTTCATAGTATGCTATAACTGAAGCAAGATCCTTAATTTCATCCTAattggagtgtgttaatgttcccACTAGAGGGAGACTCCTCTCCTGCATCATTCGACCAGGATCAGATCTCTTCACTCAGGGCTTCCCAAACTATCCCTAAGGTTGTATATACAGCATGGTCCAAAATTCTGAGACCtatctatttttctttaaaattggaaataaatagaacattttaaaatttaGAACATAAGAAATGTGCAGTATCTTGAATGTTTGATATGTGACGCCCCAGCTACACTATATGGCAAAAGTTTTATGACGTCTCCTTTTACAAGCACATGAATTTTACTGACATCCCTTTCTTAATCTGTatggtttaatatggagttgtcccgccctttgcagctataacagcttcaactcttctgggaaggctttccacaaggtttaggagagtgtttatgggaatttttgaccattcctctagaagcacatttgtgaggtcaggcactgatgttggacgagaaggtctggctcacagtctccactctaattcatcccaaaggtgttctatggggttgaggtcaggactctgtgcaggccagtcaagttcctccacaccaaactcactcatccatgtctttatggaccttgctttgtgcactggtgtgcagtcatgttggaacaggaaggggtcatccccaaactgttcccacaaagagcatgaaattgtccaaaatgtcttggtatgaagctgaagcattcagagttcctttcactggacctaaggggccgagtccaacccctgaaaaacaaccccacaccataatcccccctccaccaaactttacacttagcacaatgcagtcaggcaagcaTCGTTCACCTGGCAACCTCCAAACCCAGATTCATCCATCTGATTGCCggacagagaagcgtgattggtcactctagagtccagtagcagcatgctttacaccactgcatccaacgctttgcattacacttggtgatgtaaggctcatatgcagctgctcggccatgaaaaccattccatgaagctctctacacactgttcttgagttaatctgaaggccacatgaagtttggaggtgtgtatctattgactctgcagaaagttggtgaatTCTTcacactgtgctcctcagcatgcgctgaccctGCTCAGTGATGTTACCTGGTCTACCACTTCATAGCTGAGTTTCTGTTGCTTCCACTTtcttataataccactaacagttaaccgtggaatatttagtagtgagaaAATGtcacgaatggacttattgcacaggtggaaacctatcacagtaccatgcttgaattcactgagctcctgagagcgacccattctttcacaaatgtttgtagaagcagtctgcatgcttaggtgctggattttatacacctgtggacATGAAAgagattggaacacctgaattcagtgatctggaggggtgtcccaaaacttttggcgaaATAGCGTATTAATTGTTATATTGATTCAAAGAAGAATTCTCAAAAAAGGTGAAAAACCctagaaacagaaagaaaaaggtaAGATATTAAAATGTATTGTCAGTAGATATTCTAGCAATGTTTAAGGATTGGGGAAGAAACAATCTTTTTTAATCTCGTGCATTGGGTTTATTTTTCTCAAATAACCAGGAATAAGCACATGTAtaagggcagcatggtggcttagtggttagcgctgttgcctcacagcaagaaggtcctgggttctccccgtgcctgcgtgggtttactctgggtactccggtttcctcccacagtccaaagacatttacattaggttgattggtaattctaaattgcccataggagtgagtgtgagtgtgtgtggttgtttgtctatatatgtggccctgtgatgggcTGGTGACGTGTCCAGGGTCTACCCTTAGCAGATTCCCTTGACActatttaggaataaagcgggtatagaagatggatggaaaaacatgtatattaatactgctagatctttattttcttgatatgattttccaaaaaaaaaaacctgtacaGAGTCTTTTAAATCATTACATTCATAGAGTATTTGATTTGTGTTTGCACTGTCAGAATGAAGAGtagaatataaaatgtattacatGGTTTGGTCTGTATTTGAACCTGTATAAGaattagcgtgtgtgtgtaaattttgAAGAAttcatgattgtgtgtgtaattgttaaGACGTTTTTTTCAGAGTTTTATATTGTCAGTAGGTTCAAACTGACAAGAACAATAACCTTATATTTGAAATGTATTACATTGCTATAACATTTTCCTTATCTGGAATATAGAATAGTCTGAATGTGAGTTCTTTTGACACAAAttctttttggaaaaaaatatatatatatatatatatatattttggaaAATAACTATTTACATGTGTTCATTTAAATAGGAAGAAAGTATTAAGAAATCATAATGCCTCAGATGTTGATTTATATCCTTCAGTGGGATCAGTCATATTTGTCCGTTCTGGGATCTTAATGGGTTCTTTGAACTTCTTTGCACTTTCCTTCTCAATCTGTAAAGAAAACCATATCCTGAAATCATTTAGGGCATTGTGTGAAAGCCAGAATTCGAAACCATGTGAATGATGTGTTGCTTTACCAGCAAGATATTCATTTCGACCAGTCTGGCAGGTTTAATACGATTATACAGTACAATTTATTACAATAAACCTCTGTTTCTATAATGAAACTATAATATCTAACCATATATGTGATTTATATATACATCGATCGGCgaaacattgtgagcagtgttGGAAACATTCTCAACGAATTTAACATATTTACATCATGCAATTCCTGCAGATTTCTTGGGGTGaactttcatgctgtgaatctccccCTCTACCACATCCCCAAGGTGTTCTAAGGTGTTCAGAGGctcaaggttcaagccccagcatcacaaagctgccactgttgggcaattgaacaAAACCTTTTTacccctttctgctccaggggtactgtatcatagctgcccctgtgctctgatccaacttcctaagctgggatatgcgaagagaagaattccactgtgcagtaatgtacaccGATCATGTATAATATTATGCTCACTGCCAGATggagtgaataagactgatgatctcctcatcatggcacctgttagtgggtgggatatattaggcagcaagtcaacattttgtcctcaaagttgatgtgttagaagcaggaaaaatggacaagcataaggatttgagcaaggtTCAAATttagggccaaattgtgatggctagaccactggaccagagcatctccaaaactgcaggtcttgtggggtgttcccggtctgcagtggtcagaatctatcaaaagtatcctttaagtcctatggaggccccacctcgcagcCCTTAaaggagtccatgcctcgacaggtcagggctgttttggcagtgaaaagggggaccaactcaatattaggcaggtggtcataatgttttgcctgatcagtgtatgtgagCATATATAACTTCTTTAgagattttgttttgcactcaCTTGCAGATGCAGTAGATGACCACAGCCAGCACCAgcaggatgaggatgagaagGATGACCATTGCAGCGATCATGCCTGTCTCATGGCTGTTGTCTGACGTGCTCTCCAGTTGGAACTGCTCACACCTGCTACCTACATAGTTGTTATTGCATCTGCAAGGAAAAGAGATTTCATTGgtttgtgctgtgtgagtgccAACAATAGATTTTGCACATAAAGGTAAAAACTGGACATAAGAAAGATATAAAGATATAACCCTGTGTGTAGGATTCCAAGCCTTGTGTAATACATCCTGGATGGGACATCTGTCCATGGCAGAGCACTGTGCACTCAGTTAATCTGAGTCAATCCatctactgtcatgtttttgaaGGTGGGAgtaaaccagagaacccagagaaaacccatgTGGAAATGTGGAGAACTCACACAGAAACTGCATATATATGGTGTTTTTGCACATGCAGGCCAACACTACATTCAGTTATCTTACAATGAAGAGTAGAACATTAATGGATTCTTACACATTTTAGAATGCTTTTATAAATTATAACTAAGCGCTCACATCAGGCCACGCTGGATATGACGTGTTTCGAAAGCTTGTATTTCATCAGTGCTGTTATATATATCCAACCTAGATCGATATTTTTGTTTGAAGCAAGAGCACTGGACACAAATAAGTGCTAGCAAATGGTAGCAGCAGTTGAGTTTGCGGCCACATGATGtagtaatacactatattggcagatgttttgggacacccctccaaatcattcaattcaggttttgtttttcaggggttggactcggccccttagatccagtgaaaggaactcttaatgcttcagcttcataccaagacattttggacaatttcatgccagGCTttttcgtccaacatcagtgcctgtccTCACacatgtgcttctagaggaatggtcaaacattcccataaacacactcctaaaccttgtggaaagccttcccagaagagttgaagctgttatagctgcaaagggcgggacaactccatattacattcatgtgcatgtaaaagcagatgtcccaaaacctttggcaatatagtgtacgtgtATGATTGTGGAGCCACTTTGCACCAGGATGTGGGACATTTATTTATGCTCTCTTTTACTGACTGGTGGTCAGCATGTTTGTCTCGCACTTATATTGATGTTGGCTTGATTCACAACTCCGCCCTGAGTGTGCATGAAGGTTTGCACTCCAGTGTTCTCTGGTGTTTCCTCTCCCAGACCAAAGACTTGCGTTGTAgattgattggcatctctaaattgaatgagagtgtgcatgtgcgtgtgggGGTGCGATTGTGCCCTCCGATAAGTTGGCACCCCATGTAGGGTGTTGTTATGCCTTGTTCTCTGAGCATAACCCATGGCACAGAAAACGGACGGATGGACTGATGTTAGACATCTATGGCCTTATATTTAGCTATCGTGTcattatactgtaaaaatagCATGAATATTGTAGGGTTTCTAGCTATATACCTCTGAAATAGATCTCAGACAATTGGTTTAACTGGTGAATGGGAGCCTATTAGATTGCTCTGTGGTGTAAAATGGGTTTAAGAGGTGCCACTGAAGTAAATACATTTCAGCTATTACTTTGAAGCTTATCTTGGCCTATGGTCAAATTCTTTTGCAAACCTAAGGTCGAGAAACTACGACTTACCGACAGATGAGCGTGGACATAGAGGGTATTTTAAAGCACTTTCCTCCGTTCATACAATAGAATGCATCCAATTCAGTGCAAGGTTCAGgatgatctaaaaaaaaaaaaaaaagacaaaagaacagATCATAAGTCTGGATTTATTTTAATGGCTGCTGTCATGTTTTTGTCTGGTaacaaaaaacagcatgtgATGCAATAGAATGTAACACAGTGGTTATTACATTTATTGTACAGTTATGTGCAAAGGTTTCATCCCCGttactgtcatttatttattgtaagtTATTGGTATTCTCTTTACAAAATGGTACAACTGTTACAGCAATGGAGTCTAGGTCAGCAGTTACCTTTATTAGCAAGCTTAAATTGTGCATCCCTGTTGACATGgtctaattatatatatatgaatgtgaCTCATTGAGGTGTCTAATGAGCTGTGAACAGGTCAAGATGCACTAGTAGCCTCATAAAGTATCTTAAACAGACTATATTTGTCACAGAGAATAGTATAATAATGTATCGCTATGTTTAAGGATACAATTAGAAACAGTGAAAACAATAagcaggaaaaaac comes from Hemibagrus wyckioides isolate EC202008001 linkage group LG14, SWU_Hwy_1.0, whole genome shotgun sequence and encodes:
- the lactb gene encoding serine beta-lactamase-like protein LACTB, mitochondrial isoform X2, which translates into the protein MSRVVICSRCIYRLQNSGSLSCWSAARGKLEPQLFFGRLTQQRTFTQTRRIFHSNNGGKRHFWALGIGTGFLLGLGLKYHFYSRERCECEKSVKSHSSYKYSAAIETSRDLLQRIKDEVGAPGLVIGVSVDGTQVWGDGIGFADLENRVPCDVGTVMRIASISKSLTATAVARVWEDGRLDLDAPVQKYVPEFPEKQFEGKDVTITPRLLLSHLSGIRHYEKDPKKVRDEKEKAKRLLKPPEKKDEEKSPGESEEKSTQQNNKGKSKDAKHGKKKKEFEQEEYYLKDSFDSVVQALHLFKDDPLIFEPGTTFLYSTHAFTLLSAVLERAAGQRFLDLMMNMFRELGMLNTVPDENDPIIYNRSRYYHWNKKGRVVNCPYVDNSYKWAGGGFLSTVGDLLLFGNAMLYSYQLADMTDTSGLLPGFLKPHTVKALWAPVDKTEASWDKDGRYAQGWAVVEKQQKYGECRMRRHYISHTGGAVGASSVLLVLPSESLKASGQRAAPPQGVVVAIMANIQAVGLNKTALKIAHEFEKARGS
- the lactb gene encoding serine beta-lactamase-like protein LACTB, mitochondrial isoform X1; amino-acid sequence: MSRVVICSRCIYRLQNSGSLSCWSAARGKLEPQLFFGRLTQQRTFTQTRRIFHSNNGGKRHFWALGIGTGFLLGLGLKYHFYSRERCECEKSVKSHSSYKYSAAIETSRDLLQRIKVQDEVGAPGLVIGVSVDGTQVWGDGIGFADLENRVPCDVGTVMRIASISKSLTATAVARVWEDGRLDLDAPVQKYVPEFPEKQFEGKDVTITPRLLLSHLSGIRHYEKDPKKVRDEKEKAKRLLKPPEKKDEEKSPGESEEKSTQQNNKGKSKDAKHGKKKKEFEQEEYYLKDSFDSVVQALHLFKDDPLIFEPGTTFLYSTHAFTLLSAVLERAAGQRFLDLMMNMFRELGMLNTVPDENDPIIYNRSRYYHWNKKGRVVNCPYVDNSYKWAGGGFLSTVGDLLLFGNAMLYSYQLADMTDTSGLLPGFLKPHTVKALWAPVDKTEASWDKDGRYAQGWAVVEKQQKYGECRMRRHYISHTGGAVGASSVLLVLPSESLKASGQRAAPPQGVVVAIMANIQAVGLNKTALKIAHEFEKARGS
- the LOC131364394 gene encoding pro-neuregulin-4, membrane-bound isoform-like; translated protein: MASSSETVMTDHPEPCTELDAFYCMNGGKCFKIPSMSTLICRCNNNYVGSRCEQFQLESTSDNSHETGMIAAMVILLILILLVLAVVIYCICKLRRKVQRSSKNPLRSQNGQI